The proteins below are encoded in one region of Pelagibacterium flavum:
- a CDS encoding 5-oxoprolinase subunit PxpA → MEALIDLNADLGEGIGDDLAMLEIVTSASIACGGHAGNEQTMRAAIKGALANSVRIGAHPGFEDPDNFGRRRLDLPFETVRSQVLAQIARLASVAAEEGASIAYLKLHGALANMAAENEALSRAIFAGVAERYSGIAILALAASAQEKAAQELGLPIIAEAYADRAYTPDGLLADRNLPGSVLEDTASVVAQCLRLAEHGEIVAIDGTVFQSSARSICLHGDTPGAIGHARAVRNALKTRGLM, encoded by the coding sequence ATGGAAGCCCTGATCGATCTCAACGCCGATCTGGGTGAGGGCATAGGCGACGACCTTGCCATGCTCGAAATCGTCACCAGCGCCTCCATTGCCTGCGGCGGCCACGCCGGCAATGAGCAAACAATGCGCGCCGCCATAAAGGGCGCGCTTGCCAATAGCGTCCGCATCGGCGCACATCCAGGTTTCGAGGATCCCGACAATTTCGGTCGCCGCCGCCTTGATTTGCCCTTCGAAACGGTCCGTAGCCAGGTTCTGGCCCAGATAGCCCGTCTGGCATCCGTCGCGGCGGAGGAGGGGGCTTCCATCGCCTATCTCAAGCTCCACGGCGCTCTCGCCAATATGGCTGCAGAAAACGAAGCCCTTTCGCGCGCCATCTTCGCAGGCGTGGCCGAACGGTATTCCGGCATCGCCATTCTCGCCCTCGCGGCTTCAGCCCAGGAAAAGGCCGCGCAAGAACTCGGGCTTCCGATTATCGCCGAAGCCTATGCCGACCGTGCCTACACGCCTGACGGACTGCTGGCAGACCGCAACCTGCCTGGCAGCGTGCTTGAGGATACCGCTTCCGTCGTCGCCCAATGCCTTCGGCTCGCCGAGCACGGTGAAATCGTCGCGATAGACGGAACGGTTTTCCAATCCAGCGCCCGTTCGATCTGCCTGCATGGAGACACCCCGGGCGCCATCGGCCATGCCCGCGCGGTGCGCAACGCGCTCAAGACGCGCGGCCTGATGTAG